The Deinococcus depolymerans genome contains the following window.
AGCCGCAGGGACTACCCGCAGGCCCTCGCCGAGGCCCGCCAGATCGCGCAGGACGGCGGCCTGGAACTGCAACGCAAAGCGCAGATCGGCGGCGCCATGTACGCCTTCACGCCCCTGTCACACCTGCACCCCGGCATGCTCCTGCTGGCCGACACCCCACACGGCCTCCAGGAAACCGCCGTCACGCAGGTCACGCAGGAACACTACGACGGCCCCGTGTACGACCTGACCGTCACCCCCACCCACACCTACCTCGCGGGCGGTCTGCTCGTCCACAACAGCATCTACAAGTTCCGTGGCGCGGACATCCAGAACATCCTCGACTTCCAGAAGGACTACCCCGACGCGAAGGTCTACATGCTGGAGCACAACTACCGCAGCAGCGCCCGCGTGCTCGGCATCGCCAACCGGCTGATCGAGAACAACGCCGAACGCCTCGACAAGACCCTGAAAGCCGTCAAGGACGACGGGCCGCCCGTCGTGTTCCACCGCGCCACCGACCACCGCGCCGAGGGGGACTTCGTGTCCGAGTGGATCACGCGCCTGCACGCCCAGGAAGGCCGCCCGCTGACGGACATGGCCGTGCTGTACCGCACGAACGCGCAGTCCCGCGTGATCGAGGAGAGCCTGCGCCGCGTGCAGATCCCCGCGAAGATCGTGGGCGGCGTCGGCTTCTACGACCGCCGGGAAATCCGCGACATCCTCGCCTACGCCCGCCTGTCCATCAACCCCAGTGACGACGTGGCCCTGCGCCGCATCATCGGGCGGCCCCGGCGCGGCATCGGCGACACGGCCCTCACGAAACTCCTCGACTGGGCCGCCGCCCACCGCACCAGCCTGCTGGAAGCCTGCGCCCGCGCCGACACGGACAGCATCCTCGACCGGGGCGCGCAGAAAGCCGTGGACTTCGCCGCGCTGATGCACGCCATGAGCGACGCCGCCGACAACTACGAACCCGGCGCGTTCCTGCGCTACGTCATCGAAACCAGCGGCTACCTCGACCTGCTCCGCCAGGAAGGCCCGGAAGGACAGGTCCGCGCCGAGAACCTCGACGAACTCGTGAACGCCGCCGAGGAATGGTCACAGGAACATGAGGGCACCATCGGCGACTTCCTCGACGACGCCGCCCTGCTGTCCAGCGTGGACGACATGCGCACCAAACAGGAGAACAAGGACACCCCCGAAGACGCCGTCACCCTCATGACCATGCACAACGCCAAAGGCCTGGAATTCCCCGTCGTGTTCATCGTGGGCGTCGAGGAAGGCCTGCTGCCCAGCAAGGGCGCCATCGCCGAGGCGGGCGGCATCGAGGAAGAACGCCGCCTGTTCTACGTCGGCATCACCCGCGCCATGGACCGCCTGTTCCTGACCGCCGCCGAGAACCGCATGCAGTACGGCAAAACCAACGCCGCCGAGGACAGCCGCTTCCTCGAAGAGATCGAAGGGGGCTTCGACACCGTCGACCCCTACGGACAGGTCGTCGAGTACCGCACCAAAACCTGGAAAACCTACCGCCCCACCGTCCCCACCGCCAGCGCCTTTAAGAACACCAGCCCCCTCACATCCGGCATGGCCTACCGGGGCGGCGAACGCGTCCGCCACCCCAAATTCGGCGAGGGACAGGTCCTCGCCGTGGCCGGTATCGGCGACCGGCAGGAAGTCACGGTGCACTTCCCGACCGCCGGGACGAAAAAACTCCTGGTGAAATTCGCGAACCTCTCACCCGCCTGAACGCCGCGCCGGAGTGCGGAATCAGCACGCACCCCCCAGAGCCCAATCCGCTGGATCGAGATGATCCCCGAGCGTCTCTTCTTCGTCGCGCAGCCCGTGGATGCCCAGCCCAGGCCCGCGCCGGAAGGCCACAGCGACCTCAGCAAGAACTGGGTGGGCGCGGGGCACCTCAAGATCGGGGATACGATCAAGCAGGCCGACGGCACCACCGGCCTCGTGGCCAACGTCACCACCGTTGGGCAGACGCGCGAGATGTTCAACCTCACCGTCAGCGAAGCCCACACCTACTACGTCGGGGATGACGGCTGGTTGGTGCATAATTCCAGTAGTTCGTTCGCCAATTCGGGGAACTGGTCTACATCGTCTTTCATCGATTCAGCTAAAGCGATTGGAGCCGATTTATCAAATGGCACCTTGAATCCTAAAGGAACCAAGGTTCTATTTCCAAATGCATCAGGCACAAAACAGATAGTATACGATCTTGTCGATGGATATTACAGGGTACAGGACATGACCCACACTGACTTTCCCTTTAATGGCGAAAAGAGCTATCTAGATCAATTCGGAAAACCAGTGCCAGAAAATGCAAAGGTCTGGAAACCCGGCACCAATGGACGGCCTGGAAAATGGGTAGAAAGCGGCATAGGAAACGTTAGGAAGGGTTTGACTCATTTTATTGATGACGGCTTCCCATGCACGCGATAGAAAACATAGCAGGGGGATTGTAAATGGGACAAGGCGGAGTATTATACTGGCGCGAGCTTTATCCTGACATCGGATTAACCGACGGGACGGATCATAGAAATTTACTCATCCCAGCTGATATAAAGTACGAATTGATAGATAAAATTTTCGTTTTACTAGAAAATGATCTTGGATGTAGAGTTAGTGATTACGAAGAATATCCACTGTCAGAAAAAGTGATAAAATCATTACTAGAATTACTAAATAATGTTCATAACTTATCATATGAAGCTCAGCAGTG
Protein-coding sequences here:
- a CDS encoding UvrD-helicase domain-containing protein encodes the protein MNPPDLLAQLNPTQAQAADHYTGPALVIAGAGSGKTRTLIYRIAHLIGHYGADPGEILAVTFTNKAAAEMRERASHLVPGADKLWMSTFHSAGVRILRAYGEHIGLRRGFVIYDDDDQLDVLKDIMGSLPGIGPDTNPRVLRGILDRAKSNLQTPSDLDRAHEPYLSGIPKETAAEAYRRYETRKKAQNAIDFGDLITETVRLFRDVPAVLNAVQNRARFIHVDEYQDTNKAQYELTRLLASRDRNLLVVGDPDQCLPPGTLIGTPQGPRPIETIAEGDTVCGVGASGTRLPAQVTHVKRGHSSGPLWNVQTAEHTLRGTPHHIVLARHQPMDGQWYVYLMYREDRGYRVGLTVGARQNSEGHTDYGYRVRLNQENGDKVWVLRVCDTRADAAYWEALYAARYGLPTALFHGVGRNLAMGDDHLQRLFREIDTPAAARRLMTDLHLHPDFPHHRPQNGVRRQSLNLIMFQDHRHGSVGYHRIQWSSNRADIAAKLTDAGHPVRTNGRGGYRLELSRRDYPQALAEARQIAQDGGLELQRKAQIGGAMYAFTPLSHLHPGMLLLADTPHGLQETAVTQVTQEHYDGPVYDLTVTPTHTYLAGGLLVHNSIYKFRGADIQNILDFQKDYPDAKVYMLEHNYRSSARVLGIANRLIENNAERLDKTLKAVKDDGPPVVFHRATDHRAEGDFVSEWITRLHAQEGRPLTDMAVLYRTNAQSRVIEESLRRVQIPAKIVGGVGFYDRREIRDILAYARLSINPSDDVALRRIIGRPRRGIGDTALTKLLDWAAAHRTSLLEACARADTDSILDRGAQKAVDFAALMHAMSDAADNYEPGAFLRYVIETSGYLDLLRQEGPEGQVRAENLDELVNAAEEWSQEHEGTIGDFLDDAALLSSVDDMRTKQENKDTPEDAVTLMTMHNAKGLEFPVVFIVGVEEGLLPSKGAIAEAGGIEEERRLFYVGITRAMDRLFLTAAENRMQYGKTNAAEDSRFLEEIEGGFDTVDPYGQVVEYRTKTWKTYRPTVPTASAFKNTSPLTSGMAYRGGERVRHPKFGEGQVLAVAGIGDRQEVTVHFPTAGTKKLLVKFANLSPA
- a CDS encoding polymorphic toxin-type HINT domain-containing protein gives rise to the protein MIPERLFFVAQPVDAQPRPAPEGHSDLSKNWVGAGHLKIGDTIKQADGTTGLVANVTTVGQTREMFNLTVSEAHTYYVGDDGWLVHNSSSSFANSGNWSTSSFIDSAKAIGADLSNGTLNPKGTKVLFPNASGTKQIVYDLVDGYYRVQDMTHTDFPFNGEKSYLDQFGKPVPENAKVWKPGTNGRPGKWVESGIGNVRKGLTHFIDDGFPCTR